Within the Deltaproteobacteria bacterium genome, the region CCAACGCATTGTTGAGTAAGTTCAAAAGAACCTGCGAGATTTGCGATTGGCGGCAAGCCAAAGTCTTGTCACCGATGTCACCATAGTTCACATCAAGCCGTACCTCGCGCGCTTTGAACTTTTCATGGCAGAAAGCGACAGTTTCTTCGACCATTTCTCGGATGACGGGATTGCCAGGAAGGTCTTGCTCACCCGCTCGTGAAAATGCCAGTAGGCCAGTCGTAATTCTAGCGATGCGGACCGCGGTGCCAGCGATCTTTTCAAGTTCGAGCGCGATTTTTTCGCGATTGAAGTCAGGTTGCTGAACGAGGGTTCGAACGGTGCCGCACTTTCCAACGATAATTGAAAGGGGATTATTTATTTCGTGGGCTACGCCACCTGCCATTTCGCCTAGCGCCGCCATTTTCGAGTTCGCAATCATCGCAAATCGCATTTCTTCGACTCGCTTTTGTTCGGTCATATCGATAAAAGTAAAAAGTATTTTAACGGTCCCATGGCCATCTATAAGCTTTACGGCTTGAACGCGCGTCCATTTTCTTTGATTGTCGAACTGGTGCTGAACTTCCAAGTTCCGATCGGCGTTCGTTTCACCCGATAGCTCTCGCCGGATTCGATTGTGAAATTCAGCGGGAAGAATTTCGAATATCGACGCGGGGTTCGCAACAGTCCTGTTGTGGGATTGAGGTTTAGATTGCACCAGGGTTTTTATGGCATTGTTTTGGAAGACGATTTCACCGGATTCTTCGACTAGAATTTTCGCTACCGGCGATGACTCTAAAATTGCTCGAATTTGTTGTTCACGGTTAATGAGTTCTTTTTCGACCGTTTTGCGGGATTTCTCATAGGAGCTTCCGAGGAAGTACGCTCCGACGGCAGTTGTTGAGATCAAAAAGGCCTTCGCCGTACTGTAGCGTTCAGGGTTAGGGAATGCAGCCGTCAGGCCTTCTTGCTCGGCCAACCACACGATGGTGACTGTGGAGAGCGTAAATGCGAGTCCTGTGATTCCGCCGTGCCGTCCGTTCAGAAGAAATCCAATTACTGGAATGAGCACGAACACGATAGCCGCTGGTGCCGCAATGCCGCCGTTCCCAAATGCAGACGATGCGCCAATCACCGAGATCAGAAAGAGAAACAATGTTGCCAAGACTTTGTGGGGGATCTTTCGTTTTAACCAAAACGGAAAAGTGAGCAGTATCATTCCGCAGGTGAAATTAATTGTAGTGGTATAGATGTTAAACGGGGCAATCGAGTATCGTGTGATGACACCTAGGGAAGCGAGCGCGCCGATCCATATTGCCGAAGTGCGTAATACGTTGAGGCGAAATAAATTCTCAAGCGGCGCGTGTTCCACGGTATCTCCATTGATCTCGAGAAATCCAATGAACTACATTGCACATTGCCATAGATTCTAATTTGATCGCGAAACGTAGGGGGAATCTTAATGTTAGATCTTCGTTTACTCAAGTCAGAAATGGAAGCGGCCACCGGGACTTACTCAGAGCTGCGTTACCAAGAAAATGTCGACATTCGTTTGGCCCTTCTCAATGGTCAGCTTGTCACAAATCTTCAGGAAAGTTCTCGCGGTGTTTCGGCACGAGCCTTTAGCGGTGGCTACTGGGGCTTTTCTTCGCATGTTAGTCCGACGAAAGAATCTGCGTCGTCGGCGTTGAAAGAGGCTGTTCGGAATGCGACTTTCCTGAGTGGCCGAAAGAAAAAGCACGCAAGTCTTTCGCCAGCTAAAGGCTTAAATTTTGAGAAGAGCTACGCCAGTGGTCGTGCTCCGCTGAACGCTTCGGCATGGATTGATTTTTTGAAAGGAATCGATTCGCTGATCACCTCGACTTACAAGGATCTGAAGGCTCGTTCCGTCACGCTGGCTGCATTGGATATGGAAAAACATTTTCTTACATCGGACGGAGCGCTGGTTCATACTTTGGTTCCACGGGCGCATTTGATCGTGTCGATGACAAAAGACTCTAAGCAAGGTCCCGTTCAAGCTCGCGACAATCGCGGCGGTTTAGGGCAGCTTCAGGACCAAGTCGTTCCTGATCCAGCCAACTACGCCGCTTGGTTAGATGAAATTTATCAAATGGTGAGTAAGAAATCCGATGGCATTTTGCCGGCTTCCGGAGAACACGATGTGATACTGGCTGCCGATCTCGCGGGAATTCTCGCACATGAGGCCGTTGGGCACACCGCGGAGGCCGATTTAGTTTTGGGTGGTTCTGTTGCGGGTGATTGCCTCGGTCGTCAAGTCGCAAGCCCCTTGGTTTCATTGGTCGATTTCGCTCATACTTACGAGGGCAAAGTGGCGCCTCAACCAGTGCATGTTGACGATGAAGGTGTCGACGCAAAAGACACCGTGATTATCGAAAACGGGATATTAAAAACATTTATGAACAATCGAGAAACCGCATCGCATTTTGCTCAGCCGGCGACGGGCCACGCACGCGCGTTCACATTTGCCGACGAACCGCTGATTCGAATGCGCAACACGGCCATTTTGCCAGGTAAGTCGAAGCTTCCTGCCATGATTTCGTCGATCGAAAATGGTTACTACTTGAAGAAAGCGGGAAATGGACAAGCGGACACGACGGGAGAGTTTATGTTTGCCGTCGGGTTTGGGTACGAAATTAAAAACGGAAAACTGGGTCGACCGTTACGAGATTCGACTATTTCTGGCGTCGCGTTTGATATGCTGAAGTCGGTTTCAATGGTCTCGGACGATTTTGAATGGGAATCATCAGGTTATTGCGGCAAGAAGCAGCCGATGCCTGTCGGAATGGGCGGACCTGCAATCAAATGTCGTCTCCAAGTGGGAGGTCAGTAATGGTTAACTGCACAATAGAACAGGCAAAGAAAATCATGTCGACTGTTCAAGCTGCGGGTTTTGATAAAGCAGAAGTGATCATGACCGCATCTGATATGACTGAAATGCAGGTCGATGCAGGGGATGTTTCGCTGATGCGCAGTACGGAAGATCTTGATCTTTCTATTCGCGGCATTCGCGGCGGTCGCTATGCGATGGTGACTCTCAACCAGACCGATGATGCCAGTTTGAAAGCGGGACTTGAGAAGCTAAACGACGCGATTGATTCTGCACCAGTTGACTCGGCTCGAGCGTTTGCACCCAAGCAGCCTGCCGCTAAAGCGATCGCCGAGGGGCCATCGGAACCAAACTTGGACATGATGTATAGCCGCATGTCCGATTTCGTATCGATTACTGGTGACAAGTATCCTGCGTTGAAACTCGAGCAGAGTGGCGTGCAGTTTCGCCGGTCGCGATATTTGCGCGTGAATTCTGAAGGCTTGGAACTCGATGAAGCTTCTGGACACTACACAATGTCGGCGATGTTCTCGTCGAAAGTTGGTGAAAAGATGAGTTCCTTCAATTTCACTGGGGCGATCGCGAAAGATTTAAATCGTGATTTCATGCATTGGGGTTCGACTGCTCGCTTGATTGAAAACTCGGTGAAAGAAGTGAACCACGAGCCTTTCACCGGAAAATTTAAAGGTACGGTTATTTTGACGCCGGATTGTGTGTATGACTTTCTAGGAACATGGTTCAGCCATTTGCGGGACGACCGCATGATTTCTGAAACCAGTCAGCTTCGCGACAAAATAGGCCAGCCTGTTGCTTCGCCTCTGTTAACCGTGCGAATCGAGCCCCATCATCCTGAATTTGCGATTCACGAGCACAGTACGGGGGATGGCTATGTTTCGCAACCGTCGGTGATTGTGGAAAATGGAGTTCTTAAATCATTTCTGTTATCGGACTATGGCTCGCGTAAAACGGGTCTTCCTCGTGCCATCAACAGCAGCGCAAACCGAGTGATCGATGCTGGCCAAACTTCGTATGCTGACATGATTTCATCGACCAAACAGGGGTTGTTACTTGGACGCTTTTCGGGAGGAAATGCCGCAGCCAACGGCGATCTTTCGGGTGTCGCGAAAAACTCCTTCTTGATTGAGGGCGGCGAGATCACTCGACCAGTGTCTGAGGTGATGATTTCGGGTAACGCCTTCGAGATGATGCGATCAATCGCGGCGATTTCAAAAGAGCGGGTAAACGACGGCGGTACGCTAACTCCCTGGGTAAAAGTCGAGGGACTAACAGTTGCCGGCGCAAATTAAAGAATGAAACCGGTCTAGATAGAAAATCCCTCTTTTCCGACAAGGACTTAGAGGGATTCATGTTTCGCCTCGGTCTGCAGTGGATTGACTACAACATAAGAATCTTAGCGAAGTGGCTGGCCGGCGGAAATGCGCCGAATGATCCGAAAAACAGCGCCGCAGCTTAGTTCACTCTGCTGTACTGTATCTATATCGGGATGCTCTCCATTCAAACGTCTGTCGGTGGATTTCGATATGGTACAGCCACTCTCGAGCGCTTGGTCACGGAGAAAGCTAGCGCTTGGGCAAAATGCGAAAAACAATAGAGTAAAGAGCAGCATGAGGCAAAGAGTCAGCATCACGAATTTTCGTTTGCTGACTCCGGTCATTGGAGATTACTTAGTCCCCACGACAGCAATCAGAATCGAGTTGCCTCGAGCGACGCGAATCAAGTTTCGTCCCTTCACGAGGCGACTGGATACATCGGAAGCTTTTGAAACAGCTTGCCGATTGACGTCGAGAATCACGTCGCCTTCGCGAAGTCCCACGCGAGCTGCCGGACCTGATGCCGCTACTTCGACAATGATAGGCCCCTTTGCCTCGGGCGAAACATTGTAAAACTGCCGAAGCTTTGGAGTCTCGTCGGCCACCTTAAAGCCGAGATCGTGAGGAACTGCCTTGCCTCCTTGCGGAGGCTTCGAGTCTTGCGTCGGTTTAAGTGTTGAAAGATCCTCTGGATTCTCAGCAAGAGTCACTTCGAGATTCAAAGTTTTCTTTGAGCGGTCATCTGCAAATCGCAAAACTTTGACGGCGACTTTCCTTCCGACATCGCTGTCTCCAACAGAGACTTGCAAATCACCAGGTCCGCTAAGTTTTTTTCCGTTGAATTCGATGATGATGTCATATGGCTGTAGACCAGCTTTGTCCGCGGGACCACCGCGCATGATTTGCGATACAATCACGCCTTCGGTGTCACCGAGTCCTAATTGTTCGGCGACATCAGGTGTAAGCGGCGCTAGGCCAATACCAAGAAAGCCACGGCGAATGCGGCCGTCTTTTTCTAGTTGCAGAATAACTTTCTTTACGTCGTCGATGGGAATCGCAAATCCAATACCTTGCGCCCTCGCATCGATAGCGGTGTTCACACCAATGACGAGGCCTTTGGCATTGACCAAAGGTCCACCCGAATTTCCTGGGTTAATACTCGCATCTGTTTGGATGAAGGGAAACCGGTTGAGTTCTGGGATCGCTCGGCCAATCGCCGACACAATCCCTTTGGTCATCGTGTGCGCATGACCATAAGGATTGCCGAAGGCCGCTACCCATTCTCCTACCTGAACGTCTTTGCTTGTACCGAGTTGAGCAACGGGCAGGGAGCGTTTGGCATCGATTTTAAGTACCGCTATATCGGTGCGGGCGTCGCGGCCGAGGACTTCTGCCTCAAAAAATTTGTCCGAGTTGTTGTCGAGTTGCACTTTGATGAGATCGGCCTGTGCAACGACGTGGTTGTTCGTGATGATCAAACCGTCTTCGCGCACGATGAACCCGGTGCCTAGTCCCGACGCCTGTGGCGACCCTCTTCCGCCGCGCGGTTCTGGTCGGCCAAAGGGGGCACCCCAGAATTGCTCAAATAAATCCTGCATTGGATCGCGATAGCCGCCGCGTCCTGTGTCTCGCGGCGCTTGGGACGAGAAAATAGACACAACCGCGGGATTCAAAAGTTTTCCGAGTTCAATGAATAAGTTTGCCGGCAGCGGATCACTTAACTTTTTAGAATCTAGCGGAACCTCGGTCTTCGGCGCCGGTAGCGCCATCGAGGGTTTGCCACCTTTACCCTGCGAGACGGCGTCCAGGCTGTAGGTGCAAGCAGCTGCAACAATGAAAAGTGCAGTCGCCATCCAAAGAGACCTTTTTGCGACAATTGACGAATAAATTTTTTGTAAGTTCATGTTTAGCTCCGTTAACTTTTTCGATCGACGATCTAATTAAGTTCAACAAATTTCAATTTCAAGTCTTGAACAACCGACGTGATAAAGCGGTCTTCATCGGCAGTGCGGTTTCCCCGCGTTTTTTCTTCTAACATCGATAGCAGGTCGATGTTGAATTTCGCAAGCGTCGCGTCCTTTTCCGTTTTGCCGGAAACTGGATGGGGCGCAAGGCCCAGCGCCATTGCAGCACTAGATGCAATTGAAAGAACGAGCGTCGAGAGGTTAGCTTCCATGGCGAAAATCTCCTCGGTCGAAAAAGTTACCGTTCAGGGCGGGAATCGGTCAATCAGAGCCCCGATTCTAGTTCGTACGCCCGGCAATACACGTTCATAGCGAGAACCACGAATTTCCGTCAAGGAGCCCCATGCCGCACCTTTTGAGGGCGGGTTAACCGTTGACTGAAAGGATTTGAACACGGACTTTGTTTCCCGAGCAGGTCCGCGAAAAATTTCAGAAGTGAATACAGTTTGCAATGCGGCATCGCTGATTAAAAAACGGCGCGATTTCGCCGCCATCATTGAATCAAGTGACCAGAGTGTTCGCGCCCAAAGCTCGCGACTTTCCCCATGTGACGCGATCCATTCGTCAATTTTCAGAATTCTTCCGCCGCCCATTGACAGGCGAAGAATCCATATCGGAAGAAACGAAAAACCCGGCCAGTCAAAAAGTCGCGCGAGACCACGGGCAGCTGTCGCGCTGGCGGTCCACTGGCAGGCTATTTTTGCCGTTTCAAATGCCACTATGAGGCGACGCTCTTCCGGCGAGAGCTTTTCTACGAGCCCATGGGAGAGGATAATCGTTGATCGGGTTGAGCTCAGCCCGATCGACATCGAAAAAAACTGATCGGTGTCAGCCAGCGCGATTCTTGGTGCCGGGATGTGGGCGAGCTGAGCGGCTTCGCGCGCGGCATCTAAGAGTCCCCATGTGTCTCGACCCTCGAGCTCCCACGAGATCAGCCCACGGATCATTTGTGACGGCGATAAAAACAAAATCCAAAGATTGAGAACTAGGGTCGCGATGAAGCCAAGAACGAGACCAAACCGCCCCCCGAACTGGACCCCCGCGACAAGCGCAGTTGCAGAAAGCGTAAATAACAATAACCAAACACGAAGTGCATCAAAGCCAGGCTCCAGTGCTTCCGGTTTCGGAGCCGTGATCGCTTTCGGTCCGAAGCCGCGCGGCAGCTGAGAAATACGAACGCCGCGCATGGTGCGCGCGAAGCGCATACTTTGTCGACTGCGCCATTCTGAATGCCGTGCTTTGAGATATTTCCTTAGATCGGCCCAAAGGTTTGGCGCCGTTTGTGGCGGCTGGCTAGAGGTCGGTTGGTTCGAAGAAGAATTCATACGGTACTATAGTCTGTATTCCGCGGCGCGTTGCCAAGGTCTTTTGTTATTCATTTTTTGCCGGAGGAGGTGATCGGAGTTCACAATAGTGAGTGTGCTGATTTTTTAGGTCAGCAGACGTCACCAGGAGTTGCGCCATGTCTCAAAACGTCGATGTGATGGCATTAAATGCCGCGATAAAACAAGAGGCTCAGTTTGTTGACCGAATGCTGAAGGAAATCGGCAAGGTGGTCGTCGGCCAGCGCGAGATGGTCGAAGGAATTTTAATGGGCCTCCTCACGGGCGGTCATGTTTTGTTGGAAGGCGTACCGGGTCTTGCGAAAACACTGACCATCGCTTCGGTTTCGAAATCGATCTCGCTCGATTTTAATCGAATCCAGTTCACTCCCGATCTTTTACCATCGGATTTAATCGGAACGATGATTTTTAATCCGAAGTCAGGTGAGTTTGCCCCTAAAAAGGGCCCGATTTTTACGAACATCGTTTTGGCCGATGAAATTAACCGCGCACCGGCGAAAGTTCAATCCGCATTGCTGGAAGCGATGGCCGAAAAACAAGTCACCATCGGTGACACGACTTACAAGTTGGAAGTTCCTTTTTTGGTTCTTGCTACACAAAACCCGCTAGAACAAGAGGGCACCTATCCGCTTCCTGAAGCACAGATGGATCGCTTCATGTTTAAGATCATGGTGGAATACCCAACCAAGCAAGAAGAATTCGAGATCATGAATCGCATGGGGCAGGACAAGACGCCAGTCATCGAAAGTGTGATTTCTCGCGAAGATTTAATGCGCGCTCGTGCTCGGGTTGACGAAATTTATGTCGACGACAAAATCCGGCATTACATTGTTGAGCTTGTTATGGCAACTCGGGAGCCTGCCAAGTACGGTCTCGGCGCATTAGCTCCCTTGGTTCGCGTCGGGGCAAGTCCACGGGCGACGATTAGTTTGATCCGCGCTGCTAAGGCGCACGCATTTTTACGTTCTCGCGGATTTGTGACAGCTGAAGACGTGAAAGCGGTCGCGCCTTTGGTTTTGCGTCACCGCTTGATACTTTCGTTTGAGGCTGAAGCCGAGGAAATCAAAAGCGATCAGGTGGTCAAAGATCTGCTAAGTCACGTCGAGGTTCCATAACGACATGTCGCTGCCACCGGAAATCTTAAAAAAAGTTCGGCTGCTTGAGATTTCGACTCGCAAGCTCGTGAACTCTTTGTTTGTTGGCAGTTATCACTCGGCCTTCAAGGGCCAAGGTATGACCTTTTCCGAGTTTCGCGAGTATGTTGCAGGAGACGATGTCCGCACAATCTCATGGCCTTTGACGGCTCGAACCGGCAAGGTCTACATCAAAAAATATGATGAAGAGCGAGAACTGACGTTGATGTTACTAGTTGATGTCAGCGGTTCTCTGGATTTTGGCACCGGGGCAGAGTTCAAAGGCGAAATTGCCACTCACTTGTCAGCACTTCTGGGTTTTGCCGCAGCGAAGAATAACGATCACGTCGGCCTGCTGCTATTCAGCGATCAAGTAGAGCATTTTGTTCCTCCAAAAAAAGGGCGCGGTCACGTGAATCGAATTTTGCGCGACCTTTTTTATCAAAAACCGCTTCATAGCGCGACAAAGATTGCTCCAGCAATACAGTACATTCAAGGCGTTCTTAAAAAGAAGGCGATCGTTTTTGTTTTTTCCGATTTCAACGACGAAGGTTTTGCCGAGTCACTTCGGATGATCGCCAAAAAGCACGATGTGATTGCCGTGGTTGTTGACGACAAGGCGGAACGCACGCTTCCAAAGATGGGCCTCGTCGATCTGAGAGATGCGGAGACTGGCGAAGTGTACACTGTCGACACTTCCTCGAAGTCGTTTCGTGAGGCGTTTGAAATTGAAGTTAAACGACGAATTGAACGTCGTGAAATTGAATTGCGTAAAGCCGGTGTGGATCGTATCGATGTTTCCACCAACTCTGACTTTGTTGCACCGCTTGCCTCCTATTTCCGTCGGCGGGCGGCAGGTGGCGGCAAATGAGCGACGCGATCTGGAACTGTGAAGCATCCGGAATTCCGTCTGATGGTTTGACCGTGGGCCAGATCTTCGATCTCAAATGTTCCGGCGGTGCAGTTGCTGGTCTTTCCGTTCAATCACTTGGCCTGGAACTCGCCAAACCTGATCGTTATCGTCTGAAGGTAGTTTCTGCGAAGTCTGCAAATGAAAGCGGCGTGCACTTGCTGGTCACCTCCTACCAAACAGGGGAAAACAAACTCGAAAATGTAGTTCTGACGGATGGACTTGTCCGTATTTCTCTTAGCGGAATTCAGTTCGAAGTGCGCTCGGTTTTGAGTCCGCTGGAACAAGATCCGAAACCGTTCCCTCCGCATCCACCCGTAAGTTTGATGTGGCCGACGGAGGTCATCGTTCTTATCGCCAGTCTTGTTTTTGCGCTGATTGGTCTTACGTTTCGGGTCTATTTTCTTCGAAAGAAACGTGCCGAATTTCAAGCTTGGCTGAGCGGTCATCGCACGCCGCTATCGCCGATCGATCAGCTAAATAAAGAGCTGCGACGAGTCGCCAAAGAGCGAAACCCTTCTACGCAAGTGATTGAGTTAGAAAAAGTGTTACGTGAGTATCTCGCTCGCGAGCTTCGCGAACCCGTTCTTAATGCATCACCGAAAATTATTTTGAAGCGCGCAAGCGGGGGCGATCGGCGGGTAAAGGAAAAGCTTCAACCTTT harbors:
- a CDS encoding PAS domain S-box protein, giving the protein MEHAPLENLFRLNVLRTSAIWIGALASLGVITRYSIAPFNIYTTTINFTCGMILLTFPFWLKRKIPHKVLATLFLFLISVIGASSAFGNGGIAAPAAIVFVLIPVIGFLLNGRHGGITGLAFTLSTVTIVWLAEQEGLTAAFPNPERYSTAKAFLISTTAVGAYFLGSSYEKSRKTVEKELINREQQIRAILESSPVAKILVEESGEIVFQNNAIKTLVQSKPQSHNRTVANPASIFEILPAEFHNRIRRELSGETNADRNLEVQHQFDNQRKWTRVQAVKLIDGHGTVKILFTFIDMTEQKRVEEMRFAMIANSKMAALGEMAGGVAHEINNPLSIIVGKCGTVRTLVQQPDFNREKIALELEKIAGTAVRIARITTGLLAFSRAGEQDLPGNPVIREMVEETVAFCHEKFKAREVRLDVNYGDIGDKTLACRQSQISQVLLNLLNNALDEVQELPEKWVRLDLQQVGGNIEFSVTDSGLGIPPELVEKLFQPFFTTKAVGHGTGLGLSISKGLVESHSGKIYYDAKSSNTRFVVTLPLTGKEIA
- a CDS encoding TldD/PmbA family protein — translated: MLDLRLLKSEMEAATGTYSELRYQENVDIRLALLNGQLVTNLQESSRGVSARAFSGGYWGFSSHVSPTKESASSALKEAVRNATFLSGRKKKHASLSPAKGLNFEKSYASGRAPLNASAWIDFLKGIDSLITSTYKDLKARSVTLAALDMEKHFLTSDGALVHTLVPRAHLIVSMTKDSKQGPVQARDNRGGLGQLQDQVVPDPANYAAWLDEIYQMVSKKSDGILPASGEHDVILAADLAGILAHEAVGHTAEADLVLGGSVAGDCLGRQVASPLVSLVDFAHTYEGKVAPQPVHVDDEGVDAKDTVIIENGILKTFMNNRETASHFAQPATGHARAFTFADEPLIRMRNTAILPGKSKLPAMISSIENGYYLKKAGNGQADTTGEFMFAVGFGYEIKNGKLGRPLRDSTISGVAFDMLKSVSMVSDDFEWESSGYCGKKQPMPVGMGGPAIKCRLQVGGQ
- a CDS encoding TldD/PmbA family protein, with protein sequence MVNCTIEQAKKIMSTVQAAGFDKAEVIMTASDMTEMQVDAGDVSLMRSTEDLDLSIRGIRGGRYAMVTLNQTDDASLKAGLEKLNDAIDSAPVDSARAFAPKQPAAKAIAEGPSEPNLDMMYSRMSDFVSITGDKYPALKLEQSGVQFRRSRYLRVNSEGLELDEASGHYTMSAMFSSKVGEKMSSFNFTGAIAKDLNRDFMHWGSTARLIENSVKEVNHEPFTGKFKGTVILTPDCVYDFLGTWFSHLRDDRMISETSQLRDKIGQPVASPLLTVRIEPHHPEFAIHEHSTGDGYVSQPSVIVENGVLKSFLLSDYGSRKTGLPRAINSSANRVIDAGQTSYADMISSTKQGLLLGRFSGGNAAANGDLSGVAKNSFLIEGGEITRPVSEVMISGNAFEMMRSIAAISKERVNDGGTLTPWVKVEGLTVAGAN
- a CDS encoding trypsin-like peptidase domain-containing protein — encoded protein: MNLQKIYSSIVAKRSLWMATALFIVAAACTYSLDAVSQGKGGKPSMALPAPKTEVPLDSKKLSDPLPANLFIELGKLLNPAVVSIFSSQAPRDTGRGGYRDPMQDLFEQFWGAPFGRPEPRGGRGSPQASGLGTGFIVREDGLIITNNHVVAQADLIKVQLDNNSDKFFEAEVLGRDARTDIAVLKIDAKRSLPVAQLGTSKDVQVGEWVAAFGNPYGHAHTMTKGIVSAIGRAIPELNRFPFIQTDASINPGNSGGPLVNAKGLVIGVNTAIDARAQGIGFAIPIDDVKKVILQLEKDGRIRRGFLGIGLAPLTPDVAEQLGLGDTEGVIVSQIMRGGPADKAGLQPYDIIIEFNGKKLSGPGDLQVSVGDSDVGRKVAVKVLRFADDRSKKTLNLEVTLAENPEDLSTLKPTQDSKPPQGGKAVPHDLGFKVADETPKLRQFYNVSPEAKGPIIVEVAASGPAARVGLREGDVILDVNRQAVSKASDVSSRLVKGRNLIRVARGNSILIAVVGTK
- a CDS encoding DUF1844 domain-containing protein, which encodes MEANLSTLVLSIASSAAMALGLAPHPVSGKTEKDATLAKFNIDLLSMLEEKTRGNRTADEDRFITSVVQDLKLKFVELN
- a CDS encoding MoxR family ATPase translates to MSQNVDVMALNAAIKQEAQFVDRMLKEIGKVVVGQREMVEGILMGLLTGGHVLLEGVPGLAKTLTIASVSKSISLDFNRIQFTPDLLPSDLIGTMIFNPKSGEFAPKKGPIFTNIVLADEINRAPAKVQSALLEAMAEKQVTIGDTTYKLEVPFLVLATQNPLEQEGTYPLPEAQMDRFMFKIMVEYPTKQEEFEIMNRMGQDKTPVIESVISREDLMRARARVDEIYVDDKIRHYIVELVMATREPAKYGLGALAPLVRVGASPRATISLIRAAKAHAFLRSRGFVTAEDVKAVAPLVLRHRLILSFEAEAEEIKSDQVVKDLLSHVEVP
- a CDS encoding DUF58 domain-containing protein codes for the protein MSLPPEILKKVRLLEISTRKLVNSLFVGSYHSAFKGQGMTFSEFREYVAGDDVRTISWPLTARTGKVYIKKYDEERELTLMLLVDVSGSLDFGTGAEFKGEIATHLSALLGFAAAKNNDHVGLLLFSDQVEHFVPPKKGRGHVNRILRDLFYQKPLHSATKIAPAIQYIQGVLKKKAIVFVFSDFNDEGFAESLRMIAKKHDVIAVVVDDKAERTLPKMGLVDLRDAETGEVYTVDTSSKSFREAFEIEVKRRIERREIELRKAGVDRIDVSTNSDFVAPLASYFRRRAAGGGK